DNA from Synechococcus elongatus PCC 6301:
CTGCCAGTCACCTTTGCCTATTTGGGGGGCTACAGTGAGGGCGATCGCGCCCAGAGTCTGCGCCAATCCGGTCTGTTCTGTCTGGGCTTGGCCACGACGCTGATGGGGCTGGGTCTGAGTGCAGCCGTGCTTGGGCGGATCTATGGCCAGATTGGCTGGGGTCTGACCTTGGCCTCTAGCCTGATTGCGATCGTGATGGGCTTGAATCTGCTGGAGCTGCTGCCCCTAAGGCTACCGGGCCTGAACACCACAAGCTGGCTCCAGGAGGAATGGCCGATTGACCTGCGCGCCTATCTTTTGGGTCTGACCTTTGGCTTGGTAGCGTCTCCCTGCAGTACACCAGTCCTAGCTACTCTACTTGCTTGGGTGGCGGCCAGTGGCCAAGTACAACTCGGGGCTGCTCTTTTGGGTACCTATGCGCTGGGTTCCGTCCTACCGCTCCTCCTAGCCGGTCTCCTCGCCGCTTCCCTGCGTCAGTTGTTGGCCCTGCGACAATGGTCGGCTTGGCTGACGCCCACCAGTGGCGTTGTCCTCATCGGTTTTGGTGTTCTGACGCTGCTCCTTCGTCTGCCAATTAACGCATGACCTCTGATCCTCTGGCCTCACCCTCCTTTGCCGATCGCTGGCGGCGGGGTCAACAGTTGTTTTGGACCTGGCTGGCCGATCTGCGTCTCGCGATCCTGCTGCTGCTAGCGATCGCGATCGCCAGTGCCACAGGTACCGTGATTGAGCAGGGGCAGAGTCTTGCCTTCTATCAAGAGAACTACCCCACCGATCCTGCCCTGTTTGGCTTTCTGTCGTGGCGCTGGATTCTGAGCCTTGGCCTTGACCATGTCTACCGAGCGGGCTGGTTCCTAGGGTTGCTCATTCTCTTTGGTGCCAGCCTCACGGCCTGTACTTTTCGTCGCCAATGGCCCGCCCTGCGGGCTGCCCAGCGTTGGCAGTTCTATCAAGAGCCTCGGCAATTTACCAAGCTTGCACTCAGTGCCAGCCTGCCTCAGGGCAAACTCGACAGTTTGGAACCGCTACTGCTGCAACGCCGCTACCGTCTCTTTCGGGCAGATGATGTCCTCTATGCTCGCCGAGGTCTGGCCGGACGAGTCGGTCCGATCTTGGTGCATGCCGGCATGCTGGTGGTGCTAGGGGGCGCCATCTGGGGCTCCTTGGGGGGATTTTATGCCCAGGAGATGATTCCAAGCGGCGAGACGTTTCAGGTTCGGAATATTGTCGATGCCGGCCCTTGGAGTGGCAGTCGTATTCCTCAGGATTGGGCAGTTAAGGTCAATCGCTTTTGGATTGACTATGCTCCCGACGGTCGCATCGATCAGTTCTACTCGGATCTGTCCGTAGTCGATCGCGAGGGACAAGAGCAAGATCGCCAGACAATTCACGTCAATCAACCCTTGCGCTACGGTGGTCTGACCTTTTATCAGGCCGACTGGGCAATCGCGGCAGCCCAAGTGCGCCTTAACAATAGCCCTGTCCTACAACTACCCATGGCGCAGCTCCCTGCGGCGGGTCGCATCTGGGGGACTTTTGTCCCCACAAAACCTGATCTCAGCAGTGGGGTCTCACTGATCGCCAAGGATCTACAGGGGACAGCGGTTATCTACGGCAGCAATGGCGAACCCCTAGGCACCCTGCGCAAAGGCATGGCGATCGAAGTCGAGGGCATCCGTCTCAGCTTGGTCGACCTAGTCGGCAGTACCGGCCTGCAGATCAAGTCTGATCCGGGGATTCCCTGGGTCTATGCCGGCTTCCTGTTTGTGATGGTGGGCGTGGTTTGCAGCTACGTCTCCCACGCGCAGGTCTGGGCTCTAGAGCAGGACGGTCAGCTGTATATTGGTGGCCGGAGCAATCGCGCCTTGGTGGCGTTCGAGCAGGAAATGCTAGCCGTTCTCGCTCAGCTGGATGCACAAAGTAATCACTCAGCAGAAACTGCGATCGCCTGACGTTTCGTAACAGGTTGCCTGTCTAGCCTAGCTTTTGCCTGATCTTTCAGCAGTGGCTGATTAAAATGTAGACAGCGAATTTTCGATTGCTGTAGCAGTAACTACAACTGTGGTCTAGTCAGCGGTGTTACCAAAGAGTCGCTGACCGGGGCCGTTTGCCCCTCTTAATTGCCCTGGCTTAAGGAGAGTTCCCTTGAAGAAGATTGAGGCGATTATTCGTCCGTTCAAACTGGACGAAGTCAAGATTGCGCTCGTCAATGCTGGCATTGTCGGGATGACGGTTTCAGAAGTGCGCGGTTTTGGTCGCCAAAAAGGCCAAACGGAGCGCTATCGCGGCTCGGAATACACGGTTGAGTTTTTGCAAAAGCTGAAGCTCGAGATCGTGGTGGAAGATGCCCAAGTCGACACCGTCATCGACAAAATCGTTGCAGCAGCCCGCACTGGCGAAATTGGTGACGGCAAGATCTTCGTCTCGCCCGTCGACCAAACCATCCGGATTCGCACCGGCGAGAAAAACGCCGACGCAATCTAAGTCAGCGTCGACAACAGCAGGTGTATTGCTGGAGCAGTTAGAGGCCAGCGATCACAAAACGTTAGCAAGAGAGTTCAGTTGTTTTGAGGTCAGTTAATGCTGACAGGAAACCACTGGGCTCTTTTGTTGTTCTGGGCATCACGAGGGGCGATCGCAGCGTTGCTGCCACTGCCATGCATGCTGAATCATCGTCTCTAAGCTGGGAAATTGCGGCTCCCAACCGAGGATCTGGCGAGCTTTATCGCTGCTACCGACAAGGGCGATCGCATCACCAGGGCGGCGATCGCTCAATTGCACCGGAATCGATCGCTGGGTGACCCGCTCTGCGGTGGCAATCACTTCCTTGACTGAGAAGCCATTGCCGTTGCCCAAGTTAAAGGCGGTGGTAGCTCCCCCGTCCGCTAAGTAAGTCAGGCCCCGTACGTGGGCATCGGCCAAATCACAGACATGGATGTAGTCGCGGATGCAGGTGCCGTCCGATGTCGGGTAGTCCGTGCCATAGACCTGAATGCTGGGACGCTGACCGGCGGCGGCTTGGAGCACCAAGGGAATCAAATGGGTTTCTGGATCGTGGGCCTCGCCCAAATCCCCCTTGGGATCAGCCCCAGCGGCATTGAAGTAGCGGAAGATCACCGATCGCAAGCCGTAGGCAGCCTGAAAATCCTGCAGAAACTGCTCCACCATCCACTTGCTGCGACCGTAGGGATTGATCGGGGCTTGGGGATGATCTTCGGGAATCGGAATCACCTGCGGCAATCCGTAGGTCGCACAGGTCGAAGAAAACACGAGCTGCTGACAGCCTGCTGCCACCATTGCCTGCAGCAAGGTCAAGCTACCGCTGACGTTGTTGGCGTAGAAGTTGCCGGGATCGCGCACCGACTCTCCAACTTCGATCGAGGCAGCAAAGTGAATCACTGCCTGAATCGGATGCTCTGCAAAGAGGCGGTCGAGCAAGAGGCGATCGCGGGTGTCTCCCACAATCAACGGCACCTGTAGGACCTCTGCTGCGATCGCCCGTTGGCCATTGCTGAGGTTGTCGAGCACGATCGGCTGGTAACCCTGGGCTTGCAGTGCCCGCACCGTATGGGAGCCGATATAGCCCGCGCCGCCCGTCACCAGAATGGTTGCCCCTGCCACAGTTTGCCCTAATGACCTTCACTGGAGGATTATCCGGCACGCAGGGTCGCGATCGCCTCAGTTGTGAGGGCCTCGATCGCCGCACGATCGCCAGCCCAAGTCGTTTCTGCTTCACTCAACCAGAGCAGATACTCAACATTGCCCGCCGGCCCCAGTAGCGGCGACCAAGTCAATCCTTGGCCGTGCCAGCCCAACCCCTGAGCCGACTCAAGAACTTGAGCGATCGCCGTCACATGATCCTTGCGATCGCGGACAACCCCGCCTTTACCGACTTTTTCGCGCCCAACCTCGAACTGGGGCTTGACCAGCAAAATCAGCTCGCGGGGCGATCGCAACAACTGCCCCAAGGTCAGCAACACCTTCGTCAGAGAGATGAACGAGAGATCGGCGACGGCTAGATCGGGCCAAACATCATCGGATCCGTAGAGGTCAGTCGGCTGCA
Protein-coding regions in this window:
- a CDS encoding cytochrome c biogenesis protein, with translation MTSDPLASPSFADRWRRGQQLFWTWLADLRLAILLLLAIAIASATGTVIEQGQSLAFYQENYPTDPALFGFLSWRWILSLGLDHVYRAGWFLGLLILFGASLTACTFRRQWPALRAAQRWQFYQEPRQFTKLALSASLPQGKLDSLEPLLLQRRYRLFRADDVLYARRGLAGRVGPILVHAGMLVVLGGAIWGSLGGFYAQEMIPSGETFQVRNIVDAGPWSGSRIPQDWAVKVNRFWIDYAPDGRIDQFYSDLSVVDREGQEQDRQTIHVNQPLRYGGLTFYQADWAIAAAQVRLNNSPVLQLPMAQLPAAGRIWGTFVPTKPDLSSGVSLIAKDLQGTAVIYGSNGEPLGTLRKGMAIEVEGIRLSLVDLVGSTGLQIKSDPGIPWVYAGFLFVMVGVVCSYVSHAQVWALEQDGQLYIGGRSNRALVAFEQEMLAVLAQLDAQSNHSAETAIA
- a CDS encoding P-II family nitrogen regulator, whose protein sequence is MKKIEAIIRPFKLDEVKIALVNAGIVGMTVSEVRGFGRQKGQTERYRGSEYTVEFLQKLKLEIVVEDAQVDTVIDKIVAAARTGEIGDGKIFVSPVDQTIRIRTGEKNADAI
- the galE gene encoding UDP-glucose 4-epimerase GalE; this encodes MAGATILVTGGAGYIGSHTVRALQAQGYQPIVLDNLSNGQRAIAAEVLQVPLIVGDTRDRLLLDRLFAEHPIQAVIHFAASIEVGESVRDPGNFYANNVSGSLTLLQAMVAAGCQQLVFSSTCATYGLPQVIPIPEDHPQAPINPYGRSKWMVEQFLQDFQAAYGLRSVIFRYFNAAGADPKGDLGEAHDPETHLIPLVLQAAAGQRPSIQVYGTDYPTSDGTCIRDYIHVCDLADAHVRGLTYLADGGATTAFNLGNGNGFSVKEVIATAERVTQRSIPVQLSDRRPGDAIALVGSSDKARQILGWEPQFPSLETMIQHAWQWQQRCDRPS
- a CDS encoding cytochrome c biogenesis protein CcdA, whose product is MFDTFARWFEGLETLLFQLSLWAETLVNSQLQHPGLPTFAIVWVAGLATSLTPCTLSMLPVTFAYLGGYSEGDRAQSLRQSGLFCLGLATTLMGLGLSAAVLGRIYGQIGWGLTLASSLIAIVMGLNLLELLPLRLPGLNTTSWLQEEWPIDLRAYLLGLTFGLVASPCSTPVLATLLAWVAASGQVQLGAALLGTYALGSVLPLLLAGLLAASLRQLLALRQWSAWLTPTSGVVLIGFGVLTLLLRLPINA
- a CDS encoding TlyA family RNA methyltransferase; this encodes MAKHRLDALLVERGLCPSRQQAQRLIRAGEVRVAQAIVDKPGSLVAEDAVIEVAAKPPYVSRGGEKLAKALATFPIALSDRICLDAGISTGGFTDCLLQAGASKVYGIDVGYGQVDWKIRTDPRVLLRERTNIRNLQPTDLYGSDDVWPDLAVADLSFISLTKVLLTLGQLLRSPRELILLVKPQFEVGREKVGKGGVVRDRKDHVTAIAQVLESAQGLGWHGQGLTWSPLLGPAGNVEYLLWLSEAETTWAGDRAAIEALTTEAIATLRAG